CTTTACTCCAATtaacttcttcaaaaagcaGGTCggaaaactttttaattgatgCAAATTGTTCACTAAGTTTTCGAAAAGCCCCCCCTCGACGGTCTCTAATTCCACCAGAATCAATTCGAAGGATCGTATTGCAGACTCTTTCAATACCGGAAAGATTGATAAGGCCATACTTGAATTGGTTTGATTCATCAAAGATAGCGTTATCATAAACATCATTGAACGCGTCAGCAAAAGCAAGTAAATCCGATGGTCGTTTGAGGTTGTTCTGTGGATTTAAATATGCAACTTCCAGTGTACAGTCTGAAGCATTGGTTCTAATGGATGTTCCGAGTAGAACTCCAACAGTGCGAGTAAAATCAAGTTGTTGAAAAACAATGACTCTTCCATCtttaaatattcttttgCCATTTGCAGTAGTTATTGCTCGGAAGtgcatttttttggtataCTCTTTAAAAGATTCACTGCTCAATAAAcaacttttaatttctttcaaatcaaCATCAGACATTTCCTTCTTTAAAGCCGACAACTTTTCttcaaagctttttattttttcctcGTGCTGAGGCACCAATGTTTGGTTAACGTTTTCACTAAAGCTGCGTTTAATCATGTCTTCAATTCTAAGCGTCTCTACACGTAGGAGGTTAAGTATCATATTATATGTTAAGCGAAATTGACTTATAAGCTTAGACGAAGGCCCCATAATCATGTGTCTCAACGAAGCTGTGTCAGGAAGTTCTGAACGCGATAATATAATAACTGTACCAGTGACATCAAGACCACGGCGTCCAGCGCGTCCAGAGCATTGTGTATACTCTCCGGGAAGAAGATCACGGAAGTTCCGTCCATCATGCTTTTGTGTACCGGAAAAAACCACCGATTTTGCAGGCATATTTACACCCATTGCAAAGGTCTCAGTAGCAAACAGAACCTTCACCAACCctctttgaaaaaggatttcTACTATTTCCTTGATGATGGGTAACAGTCCGCCATGATGAACGGCTAAACCACGAGAAAGCATTTCTCGCATACGACCGATTTGAGGAAGCAATCgatcttctttttttaatcgaGCAACGGCCTTTTCAATAACAACGTGCACTTCACTTTTTTCCTGatgattatttaaatcaCGGTTAGTAAGTGTATCTACGTATTCCTCACAGCGTTTCTTCGAAAATACAAATACTATTACAGGCAAAAGATTTTGCTTATGTAAATGACCAATTAAGTGAACCCAAGTGTTAGCATCTCTTCTTTCAACAGACTTTGCGCTTCCTCTGCCACGCATCATATTCGTTTGAACGCCTCTGCCTCTAGCGGCACCCCGACCCCTAGCTGAGTTCTTATTATCCTTAGCTATAACAGGTTTATCAGGCTTTTTCAGTGCATCGTTTGCGGATTTGTAGCCATCCATCAAAAACCGACCGTGCTGATCAACGATTTTAAACATGTTCTGTTTCACCCAGAGATAATGCTCTAAGGGCACTGGTCGCTTCAAAGTTGAGATAACATAaatgttctttttctttgttcgTCCAACCCAAGAAGCAAACTCTTTGGTGTTAGGGACGGTAGCAGATAAAAGAATCAAAGTTACATGAGGAGGAAGCATAATAATAACTTCCTCCCAAACTACACCTCTTTCTAAATCATTCACATAATGAACTTCGTCAAAGATAACAAACTCAACATCACGAATTAAGTCAGCACCTCTATACAACATGCTTCGTAAAATTTCTGTTGTCATAAGAAGGCATGAGCCTTCTGGATTTACTTGGACATCACCAGTTAAAATTCCAACgtcttcaaatttatgTTTGAAATCTCTAAACTTTTGATTAGATAGTGCTTTAATGGGTGAAGTATATATAGCCTTCGTCATATGTTTTTGTGCCAAAGCAATTGCATATTCAGCTACTACCGTTTTTCCAGCACTGGTGTGAGCAGCAACAAAGACAGAGTCACCCATTTCAAGATGATAAATAGCCtccttttgaaaattatcgAGTTCAAAAGGAAAGTCAAGAGCCATTTCCGGAACGAgttgttgaaaattttctatTGGTGCACTACTATCTACAACATGAGCATAGTCTGGTTGCTTATGCAAGTTCAAAGTAGAAGGCGGTAGAGAAACGATGCTTCTTTTGTCAGGTAGTAGATCATCAATTTCAGAATGTTTAGAATTGACATTTTTTAGGTGTTCATTCAACTCATGAATGGTGACAAAGTTACGATTCGAGCTTTTCACTTTCTTAGTATCCCATTTTTCGGGGTCAAATTCATCGTTCAAATTGTCAGTCGTGGATGTCGCTGTCATGGAAAGCCCTCGGGAGAACCCTGGCGGTACTTGCAACAAACCATCTTCACCGTATAGAGCCATTTTCACGGATGGTTCGCCTGCTATAGCATCGACATCAGAGTCATCTGCCAGAAAAGGAATGTTGCTTGTGCTTCCACGAACGAATTCATTTTTCGAAGATGGTTTTCGTAAGAAACTTGACgaatttttagaattaAGGTCTTCTATTAATTCAGGAACCTCTTTGTAGCCCATAATTTTACCCTCCAGGCCATGTCTTTGAAAGCGAATTTGCGTACGAGCTAAAGTCTCGGGATACTCATATAGTCCTTTATATGTAATTTCCCTatcccattttttttgcaacttTCGAATCCAGTCCTTCGATAAGGCTGGAGAAGGCTTCAAAAATGTATCAACATCGTAAGTTGCTTCAGTGATACTCAGGTGTCCGTCAAAGGAATCATCTTTTATTCCATctaattcaattttatccTTGTTAGAAACTGCTACTTCGTTGATTGCATCTACAAGTTTAGAAGACATGGACGATGATTGAGTAGGTGGGACTTGGGTAATAGATCTAAGTATGTTATGTCGTTATAAGAATATTGGTGAATTGAACAATAGTAGACTGATTATCAAGTGATATATAGTTATTTTCGACGAGCTATGCTTTATTATTCGTTTGTAATGCTTTCGTTGATATATATGAGTCGTATACGACTTATTATGAtttactttcaaaaaacctGAATCTGCGTAgttgtaaaagaaaaaggttgGATTATTACATATAATTAGAGATTTGTGTAAAAATGCATAGCATTTTATTGTACTATGGTTAAAACATATTATTCGTTACcaactttgaaattgaattgTAGTATACTTTTAGTTGGTGGTGGAATAAAACTACAGAGGAAAGAGCGACATAAATTTccatttaattaaaatcatTCAACTCTAAAGAGAGGGAAATCAAGTTTGGATACAAGACATGTCATGCCATCATGAAGGATTAGACTGAAAGACGGCCAgtcgtaaaaaaaataatatattttttcgcAAAACGTAGTCAATTAAAAGCAAGCTCGCGAATTAGGCTAGCCCTTACTTGGACCTAGCTTTGGTAATGCAATATCCCAGGGACCGTGAATTTCACTAAGATATATATGTGAGAATttagaaagaaataataaaataaaataattacatactttttaaatctttgaAGCTTAATAAACCAAATGGGACATATAAacgaaatgaaaaatattaatgaaagaaaGACAAACGCAATAACAACAGATGCAACAGCATTCAAAGCAATATATGCACTTATGATCAATACGAGGGTCATAAGCATGTCAGCgtaaaaagagaaaaccTGTAATTggttaaataaaagaaaaggcCAATAAATTGCTTCTTACATGAATGTATTTGCGAAAAATGGGGAATAGTGCAAACCAATGAACggcaaaaagaataaaaaaaaatacattaaTTGACTTTTCCAGTCGTGAAGCTAGAACAACAGATGCACTCAGCGCCGCATTTGTTGATAAAGAATTGTGTAGcctaaaaagaaaaataattagaaATGGAATTAATTACGATGAAGTTTCCAAAGACGTACCTGACATGAGGTCTGATAGTTTCCGTCGTATATTCATGAAAAAATACGTTCGCAAGGAAAAGCCAAACAGCAATAGCCCAAACTGAGTCAGGAGAGGTAGATTTTGTTAATGACATTAGAATTGGCGATAGACCAGCAAGCGTAAGAACAATTAATATACAAGATTTAACGATCCCCATGTAATTAGGAAAAGTTCTATTGTTACAAGGCTTTCTCAACACAAAATCCCACAAAATGAATGCCGCGACCGCAGAAACATTTGACACGAAACCAACAAGCGCACAAGATAACTGGTTCCTATAGATCGAAACGAAAACCGAGGCAAATATAACTACGCTTGATAGATGCTGGGAGACAGGTAAACTATCGGCCACTAAAGACCAAAAGTCAGTGACT
Above is a genomic segment from Schizosaccharomyces pombe strain 972h- genome assembly, chromosome: III containing:
- the gpi2 gene encoding pig-C family GPI synthesis protein translates to MDEVCAAPAPKKMVAKSLVLNTFRKASVKEVVELKKPWKKVLWRKQDYPDNFIDESFLNGLQRNVNIQVTDFWSLVADSLPVSQHLSSVVIFASVFVSIYRNQLSCALVGFVSNVSAVAAFILWDFVLRKPCNNRTFPNYMGIVKSCILIVLTLAGLSPILMSLTKSTSPDSVWAIAVWLFLANVFFHEYTTETIRPHVRLHNSLSTNAALSASVVLASRLEKSINVFFFILFAVHWFALFPIFRKYIHVFSFYADMLMTLVLIISAYIALNAVASVVIAFVFLSLIFFISFICPIWFIKLQRFKNEIHGPWDIALPKLGPSKG
- the ski2 gene encoding Ski complex RNA helicase Ski2 — protein: MSSKLVDAINEVAVSNKDKIELDGIKDDSFDGHLSITEATYDVDTFLKPSPALSKDWIRKLQKKWDREITYKGLYEYPETLARTQIRFQRHGLEGKIMGYKEVPELIEDLNSKNSSSFLRKPSSKNEFVRGSTSNIPFLADDSDVDAIAGEPSVKMALYGEDGLLQVPPGFSRGLSMTATSTTDNLNDEFDPEKWDTKKVKSSNRNFVTIHELNEHLKNVNSKHSEIDDLLPDKRSIVSLPPSTLNLHKQPDYAHVVDSSAPIENFQQLVPEMALDFPFELDNFQKEAIYHLEMGDSVFVAAHTSAGKTVVAEYAIALAQKHMTKAIYTSPIKALSNQKFRDFKHKFEDVGILTGDVQVNPEGSCLLMTTEILRSMLYRGADLIRDVEFVIFDEVHYVNDLERGVVWEEVIIMLPPHVTLILLSATVPNTKEFASWVGRTKKKNIYVISTLKRPVPLEHYLWVKQNMFKIVDQHGRFLMDGYKSANDALKKPDKPVIAKDNKNSARGRGAARGRGVQTNMMRGRGSAKSVERRDANTWVHLIGHLHKQNLLPVIVFVFSKKRCEEYVDTLTNRDLNNHQEKSEVHVVIEKAVARLKKEDRLLPQIGRMREMLSRGLAVHHGGLLPIIKEIVEILFQRGLVKVLFATETFAMGVNMPAKSVVFSGTQKHDGRNFRDLLPGEYTQCSGRAGRRGLDVTGTVIILSRSELPDTASLRHMIMGPSSKLISQFRLTYNMILNLLRVETLRIEDMIKRSFSENVNQTLVPQHEEKIKSFEEKLSALKKEMSDVDLKEIKSCLLSSESFKEYTKKMHFRAITTANGKRIFKDGRVIVFQQLDFTRTVGVLLGTSIRTNASDCTLEVAYLNPQNNLKRPSDLLAFADAFNDVYDNAIFDESNQFKYGLINLSGIERVCNTILRIDSGGIRDRRGGAFRKLSEQFASIKKFSDLLFEEVNWSKVRDFEFCEAFEKRNFLQNKLSGNPIISTPNFLTHFALAYQEYELESNIDNLSSYISDQNLELLPDYEQRIKVLQELGYIDAERTVLLKGRVACEINSTSELVLTELILENSLADFSCEETIALLSAFVFDEKTEVEPTISPHLQKGKEMILSVAEKVNQIQEHYQVLYFNEGNDFESQPRFGLMEVCYEWARGMSFNRITDLTDVLEGSIVRTIIRLDEVLRECRGAARVVGDSSMYTKMEECQNLIRRNIVFCPSLYM